The sequence TTTGGATCTTCGCCAGTCCGTTACGTGAGATGACTCAAGCATGGAAGGAGTGATAGATGCACGCTGGTTATGAGAGGGTGATTCTAGTTCAAGTAAGGGGAGAGTCTTCCGTCCAGACAGCTACAGATCGGGTTTTGAAGCGTGATCCTCCACTGCCCGTGCTATCGCAACACCTTGTGTCGTACCCGTGCATATCCGGAAACACCCTACTACCATTGGAGATCCGCACCAACTTGTCAATCTCGCCACCTGAACACCACAACCACACCGGCATTTTAAGGGAGAGGCTTCCACCACTCTGGGGATTTTCACAGCTTTATCTCCAAGAGCACAAGTGTGCATGCTGTCAAAGGGAATTTCTCTCCATTAACGTGCAACACTTTGAGGACTTGCAGTGCATGGGCAGCCACCACACTATGCAcccttgaaattgattttttttttttttaaataaaaataaaatcctactATCACTTTTGGTGGAAAGTGGCCCACGCATTTtgaaaaaggtaaattaattcttctcattttaattttgattaatgaaatattcaattcaattcataattgttttagaattttatctatttagtataattatttccaatatcaatatattcatgatgtcaatttgttaaatttagttttaaattattcccATTTAGCctatgtatttaaaatttttattttatcgtaaattcatgtttagtttagatgttaaattttaatttttttaactaaataaattaattattattgattcattattctagtttgaaaattatgatttttgtttaatttagttacaatttattatttttagtttgacAAATTAGAATTCATAAGTATTGGTTTGGACAATTCTTgatgataatggaaaagttagaatttttaagtgtttggataattcttgatgatagtttaaaatttagaattttgattagtATTAGCTTTGCTTCATTCTTAGTTgggaaattcataatttcatttagtttagtttcaattcatcttttagtttagatgttattaaaattctagtttattagttcaattgattccatGTTACTACTTTCGTATCCTaagtttgttaattttaattcatgattcatcatttttagtttataagttttagaatttaagttggttaatttatttcattttgcgttgatatattcatgtttgaaatttttttcttgactctagttttgattgatcctgttttagttgatagttttttagaattttgattagtTTGCGTTAGGAATTTTAGGCTAAttcaacctatggtaatcaccctagagggggggtgaatagggtgatggtctcttttaacaaatttaaacaagtgaatgcaagagacaattatatgcaagtatataataagaaatatatagacaattgcatataaattaaggAGTAGGGAAGatagaatgcaaacacaagagtttatagtggttcagcacaacccggcctacatccactctcctctagcttcaatcccgagcttgaggttccactaatctaaggcttccaaaccaagccttcaagcaatacaattggattatggttccaattcaccctcatggacttttggctccaagcaccctttacacttctcaagagatatctcactcttgaacaacccctcaagtgataccccacacttgagaaacttcctctcaaagatttacaaatgaatgatctctcaaaaatcttagcacaagaactttaagctcaaatgatacaagaaaaactaggattgaatggtgcactaaagatatgtaagttttggaataatggtgcactcaaaaatactcttccaaggctcaaatatattcaagaaagatttgggaaggttaagcttttttgaacaatgaagattggagcctttttatagaagagaaaagccaaactagccatttgggggttcgaccggtcgagttaagagtcgaccggttgactagccgttagcattacatgcttggcaggtgaccgttagcctcaaccggacctcgaccgggaagagaaggccactgggagagagataaactttttggccttcctcgaccggtcctcgatcgGACGACCACAACCGGTTGATCGGTTTCTTAACCGGTTGAACCGgctgagccattttttggctcaacacccaacctttttcaacttaaaaccttttaacacaagtttgaaaatcatttaacacaaggttttagttgaaaacatgaaatcatccaattctaaagatatttaaaacaatattactcttagatgattttggtgcataaataaataatgaaatgcatgaaagtcctagtgcaccaacaaccttacaaagagatcttatgaagctttggtcttgaaaaacacttctctttgaggtggtcttcttcttcatgatttctctttaacttgatttgtctttgtgattgccactttggaaatcgtattgcctaatcacacttgaacaatgatcattagttctaaaccttgttttgttatcatcaaaatcaagattaaccaaaccttggtttcacagttTGATTGGTCTCGTACTATTTGGTTCATGTTTTAAGAttgttattttcaattttctattaattttatgCTTTAGAATTGTagtcaattagtttaatttatccCCATGTTATCATTTCgtgtttaaaaatagttaattttagtttttgactaattttatttagtttatgtgtttgttttcttttatttaattgattagtttaGTCGATTAGATTTATGACTCAAAATCATCAATATTAGTTGATATGTGTTGTTGGTTTTGTTTTAAAGGTCAAATAATATTAgcgtttgattgattttatcttaagtttaaatgttattaaaattctaGTGCCTGTAAGATCTaaaaggttttggtttatcactttggtcatcctttgtcaaaTTCCATTTCTAAGAGGCCATTGGAAAATCGTGAAAATTGGCCTCTACCCTcacctttatcatttttgttaattactaaaaaaaaaatttactttgtgatttcattttcttttgttttgtttggtattttgtttcctatattcttctgtttttttttaaaaaaaaaatattttcttttattttaaaacaaaacacttTTATCAAAAGACCcctttaaaatttctattttaaaaataattcatttagagttcttagaatcaaaatctcattttcttaaataatatgcaaccatgttttgatcggttcgcATCTTCcccaattttcaataaaaattttggttttaagtAGAACACGAAttcaagcttgtggtcccaaacaaatgagataattctaggctagattcgtgtatatcaattggggaattggtgaaacccctacataagaaaatcttttcaaaacttatttttgctgccacctttgctacttgttgtaatcatatttatatttattttttaggaattgtatacaagatgtgtGTGATAAATGATGTTTTCgtatactttgataattttttctatgctaattagataacaagcatgctataatttctttattttattattatctaactcctcatgtcttgtggaagcGCATTAtaagttatctatgttatccaggtaTGCCTCCTAACACCCACCTTCTAAATTtagtgaatatgcttgtcattgtgaactaTGCTTATGATTGATAGTGCTTGGctgtcttgatatttgtttcattgttcaattatttatgataaagtgcatgttggatgatatattatttgaactaactttggtATCTTGTGATAGCGCATAAAAAATAgtccaggtacgcaccctaaattttctttctgatttgtaattgattttcttatttagcatgttattttttggaaatcaccttagtctacctaggtaccctcaatcaaccaattaattgtcacattcccctcaacttagtcagtagagacttctttagggcttagaagggttctacctcttagaggtacctttccaataggtaacctaatccccaAACCCAACctcaggtttttcaaagacatgcgttttcaaaactatggagtcatttctttagggttttctttcttgttttatttttccttttaaaataaaataaaataagtggcaacttcgacttttttccaaaactaaatttttCACCAGTAAAAGCAAGTCTCGTCGGTCGAGTGGGGGTGCatatgaaaaatgcgggtccacaatttaatttttttaaatttaattattaacacttaaaattaaaGAGGTCGTTTCTAGATTTCAACCAAATCCTCTTActcatattttattcttatcatTGTCCTGGACTCTTTACATTCCAAAtcacattttctttctaaatatTACATTATCGGATAGAATCATCACCTTGGTCCCTATGACCATTATCTCATGTCACCTTGAGCATGGTAAGCATATACCAATACAAATGcagaataattttcaagatttttattAGAAGTTTGGTATTCAATAACTGTGTTACTAAATCActttcttcaaattattttattgggaCAATCATTAATTTATGTTCAAAATTtactaatttctatttttttttttattttcttatgagtAAGACAACTTATATTTGATAGTGAGATTAAGACAATCTTTCAATTAACAGTATCTAATTAACAAAATTCAATTGTAAACTCGAGTCCACAATATCTCCCTAACAATTAAATAGTTTAGTAGATCGGTTGTGTTTCTCAAGTAGGGAATCGTATGATAAGATTGCATATAATACTTCCTTATGCATAAGAATATGTTTTAGCCTTGGAatgcttagttttattttagtGTGTATAGGGTATTAAAATATCCACATGAGCTTCACAACTAGTATAAAATTTTGAGTCATAGTTTGTCATTAAATTGACCATAAGGTTTAAGGTAATTGTTTCCAATGTTGTACTagttgaaaactattttctacattttataatatttttaaattagggTATTTGTTTTAACAATTCTAATTATTCATACTCAATGCTTCACAAATCCCTGGTCGAGAGAGAGTGAGGGTAATGATaaggataaaaatgaaaagttcaTACCCATAGACAAATCTTTTCTATGGTATAGTTCATATTAGGTGTGAGATTATTCCCAAAAAAGGCCCTCAGCACCTCGAGCGATATAGAAAGAACAATAGAAAACACATGTTGGATATCTTTAACCAGGAAACTCCCTCAAGGTGGGAGTAATGATCAAGACACTAGAGAATAAATGACAAATATTTGTGGAAGTAGCATCAACAGGTGCCCAATATATCTAGTGATAAATACTAGTACACTACTTACAACTTTTTCATCATGGAAGAGGCAAAACAATAAAGGTCAAAGACAACTACATAGTCAAGGTGGATCGAGGTTGTTAACTTAGAGGCAGACCTTTGAATGATATAGTACAGTTAGTAGAGCCATCCATGAAAGTATGTGTAATGATTAATTCTCTCTCACATAAATCTTGTATATTCTAAGTCCAATGAGGTCTCATAGTTTTAAAGTGTGTCAACATGGTTAAGaggaatttatatatatatatattgatagaaacTTTTTTTCCTAACTAATGTGAGATATTACAATTACCTTCCTTTAGACATAACGTCCTCATCGTATCCCACAAAATTGTGGGGTCAAACAAATAGATATTCTTTGCATGACTGAGCAAACTCCCACACTGAGGTTATGAATAAactttaataccatttgtaacaactTGTTCCCTCTCACATAGATTAATCCACTCTAAACCCAAAAGGGTATCTAGTTGTTTGATTCCGCAATCTTATGAGACATAATGCAATGTCATATTTGCAAAAGGGATGATTATGATATCTCACACTTGATGGGAAAGAAGTTTCTAGTACTATATATGTTTAGACTCTTCTAAACCATATACATGAACTTTAAAGTCGTGATTATATTCTTATTGTTGTTTCACttcatatcatttatatattttaaaaacatataaatttaaatattttgtgttgttaaaaattatttttaaaattgaaggtaatataaatttcttaGTACTTTAACTTGTAAGATAAGTATcactatatttatataaaaaatattgttattattattttaagtaaaaaaaaatatcatatccaaACATCATCTAAGTTATaagaaagggtgtaaaaactaatttttttaattatataactaGATCAATGATCACGTATTCTAATCACAATCACAAGAGAGACCAAAACTAGCAAAATCAAAACTGGGCATATCAATGGCAGCTTCTTTAACTTGGTATATTCCCCTCAGACCTTAAATCCAATAGACAATGAATCTGAGATTCATCTCTGCTACATGGACAACAAAACAAAGATAGGAAGATGAGAAAGAACATTAACCCTTTCATTTACATCTGGTTACATGTTTCACATATTTTTAGCATCTCCTTtgaaaaataagcaaaatacAATGGAAACGTTAAGCACTGGCGCTTGGTGTAGTAGACCTACTGGGCCATTGAGCGGTCACAGTATCTGGTGATGGCATCAGCTGGACACGTACTTTTCAACAACCCCACTTCATCACAATCTGGTGAAGGTGATGGCGGCTTACGCATGGAGGATCCAACACTGTCCGCTGCTGTGTCCATGTTCTCCAATTCATGCTTGTCACTCTcaatttccttcaaaatctccaaaacttcatCCATGGAAGGCCTCATTTCCTTATCAGATTGCAGACAGCGAAAGGCTAATTCTGCCACCAGAGTAGTCATCCTATTAACCGCAAGATCTGAATTGAATCCAAGATGCGGGTCTATCAGTTCGTGAAATGCGCATTTTGGTATCTTGTTTATAGCATAGTTAGACAAATTGATCTCATGCCTGTGCCTACTAATGTCTACAGCAGGCAGTGATGATATGAGTTCAATAAGGACAACCCCAAAGCTGTAAACATCGCTCTTATCTGTAAGCTGGTAACATTGGTGATATTCTGGATCAACATAGGCGGGAGTCCCTTGTGGAGCGGTTGAGAGATGGGTAACATCGGTGGGGAAGAGTCGTGAAAGCCCGAAATCTGCGACTTCAACACAGAAACTATTGTCCAGGAGAATGTTGTCAGTTTTCACGTCCCGGTGTACAACATCAGAAGCATGGAGATAACATAATGCAGTGGCAGTTTCTATGGCAATACTCAATCGGATAGGCCATGTGAGTAAGCCTGAATTTGCTCGATCCCCATGGAGATGATCAGCGACTGTGCCATTGGGAATAAATTCGTAAACCAGAAGGAGTTCGCGGCTGTGGCGTGAGGTGCAGCCGTAAAAGGAGACAAGATTCCGGTGGCGCTAACGAGTGAGGATTTGAACTTCATTCATGTACTGTTCAACCCGCCTGTAATTGTTCTCGTATAGGCGCTTGACAGCAACCTCTTGCCCATCTCACAGTTGTCCTATTTGACTAAGATCAAAGAATAGCCTCTTTAAAAGGGTGCCAAATTTGTCgtttaagtcttttttttttttttttttctttttgctaagCATTTTCCTAGTGATTAGGTGAAGTATTAACAGAATCACAGTTGTCCATCACCTTACCATGGTATACACTTCCAAAGCATCATCTCCAATTTCTCTATCAGGGTCAAAACCTCTACAAAATACCTCAGGAGCAATATATCCAGCAGTTCCTCTTGCACCAACTTGGATGTGATACTCTTTTTTCTGGTACATAGTT is a genomic window of Vitis riparia cultivar Riparia Gloire de Montpellier isolate 1030 chromosome 1, EGFV_Vit.rip_1.0, whole genome shotgun sequence containing:
- the LOC117914669 gene encoding LOW QUALITY PROTEIN: LEAF RUST 10 DISEASE-RESISTANCE LOCUS RECEPTOR-LIKE PROTEIN KINASE-like 1.1 (The sequence of the model RefSeq protein was modified relative to this genomic sequence to represent the inferred CDS: deleted 1 base in 1 codon) — protein: MYQKKEYHIQVGARGTAGYIAPEVFCRGFDPDREIGDDALEVYTMRHRNLVSFYGCTSRHSRELLLVYEFIPNGTVADHLHGDRANSGLLTWPIRLSIAIETATALCYLHASDVVHRDVKTDNILLDNSFCVEVADFGLSRLFPTDVTHLSTAPQGTPAYVDPEYHQCYQLTDKSDVYSFGVVLIELISSLPAVDISRHRHEINLSNYAINKIPKCAFHELIDPHLGFNSDLAVNRMTTLVAELAFRCLQSDKEMRPSMDEVLEILKEIESDKHELENMDTAADSVGSSMRKPPSPSPDCDEVGLLKSTVQLMPSPDTVTAQWPSRSTTPSASA